A genomic stretch from Aedes albopictus strain Foshan chromosome 2, AalbF5, whole genome shotgun sequence includes:
- the LOC109421247 gene encoding uncharacterized protein LOC109421247: MSSYNHTTKTWNGPVDHGALNPEANVGQVILNLLARTPDKVIQINADTGYEMTCAEMKRRIVRVAINLRQLGYSRGDLVTMVCTNTDNVVPVYVGCVCLGMVVNPLAPAFNRDDLAHMMRLTQSKVVFCDEGNFGVVKEAAADGILEKPRIYVMGTGRENAASVEELMAPVEGEEDFAAPYLGDSKRLMAVVLCSSGTTGLPKGVCLSHAHLIEGEVFADVLNAGPIFNFSQLFWMTGLFAANTSLLYTRARVITAQSFNVEAFMSIVEKYKVEDTFTPPACIAAIQSHPRYPTVDFSSVKRWPLGGSPVSSELRESLAERFPGIDIKPVYGCSEIGVVTSCMQPFVPGSVGTLGKNIVVKIVDEDGRSLGPNEKGEVLLKFKFQFLGYLNNEEKTKEACDEEGFFKTGDIGYFDSEGYLYVIDRIKDIIKYTNYQISPSDLEEVILKIDGVKQVCVSGVPTEDRSSDLPTAMVVLQTGANVTAKDIVRKVDAQVSDHKRLRGGVFFVDRLPTSPAGKVLRRVVKEMLIDMSKSSS, from the exons ATGTCTTCGTATAACCATACAACCAAAACCTGGAACGGACCCGTCGACCATGGTGCCCTCAATCCGGAAGCCAACGTAGGGCAAGTCATCCTGAATCTTCTGGCCAGGACTCCCGACAAGGTCATCCAGATCAACGCCGACACCGGATATGAGATGACATGTGCCGAAATGAAACGTCGTATCGTTCGAGTAGCTATCAACCTCCGACAGCTGGGATATTCGCGTGGAGATCTGGTGACGATGGTGTGTACCAATACCGATAACGTTGTTCCGGTGTACGTCGGATGTGTATGTTTGGGCATGGTGGTCAATCCGTTGGCTCCAGCGTTCAACCGGGACGATTTGGCTCACATGATGCGCCTGACGCAATCAAAGGTGGTGTTTTGTGATGAAGGTAATTTTGGTGTGGTGAAGGAAGCTGCGGCTGACGGAATTTTAGAGAAGCCTAGAATTTATGTGATGGGAACTGGGAGGGAGAATGCGGCATCGGTCGAAGAACTGATGGCACCGGTGGAAGGGGAAGAAGACTTTGCAGCTCCTTATCTGGGAGATTCGAAAAGGCTTATGGCTGTCGTACTGTGCTCATCGGGAACAACTGGCCTTCCGAAAGGAGTTTGCTTATCACATGCTCATCTTATCGAAGGAGAAGTCTTCGCAGA TGTTTTGAACGCCGGACCAATTTTCAACTTTAGTCAGCTGTTTTGGATGACTGGTCTGTTTGCCGCCAACACTTCTCTCCTGTATACCCGGGCGCGTGTTATCACCGCGCAATCGTTCAATGTCGAAGCGTTCATGTCGATCGTGGAAAAGTACAAGGTTGAAGACACTTTCACACCTCCGGCGTGCATTGCAGCGATTCAGAGTCACCCGCGCTATCCGACGGTTGACTTTAGTAGCGTGAAGCGATGGCCTCTCGGAGGCTCACCGGTCTCCTCGGAACTTCGCGAAAGTCTGGCGGAACGATTCCCGGGTATCGACATCAAGCCCGTCTACGGGTGTTCGGAGATTGGAGTTGTGACGTCCTGTATGCAGCCGTTCGTTCCGGGGTCGGTTGGGACCCTGGGGAAGAATATAGTGGTCAAGATCGTGGATGAGGACGGTCGAAGTCTCGGACCGAACGAGAAGGGGGAAGTGCTACTCAAGtttaaattccaattcctg GGATACCTCAACAACGAAGAGAAGACCAAAGAAGCATGCGACGAGGAAGGATTCTTCAAAACCGGAGACATCGGGTATTTCGACTCGGAGGGCTACCTGTATGTGATCGATCGCATCAAGGACATCATCAAGTACACTAACTATCAGATTTCTCCGTCGGATTTGGAAGAAGTTATTCTCAAAATTGACGGGGTCAAGCAGGTGTGCGTGTCCGGAGTTCCTACGGAGGATAGATCGTCCGATCTGCCCACGGCGATGGTTGTTCTTCAGACGGGAGCGAACGTGACGGCGAAGGACATTGTTCGGAAGGTGGATGCGCAAGTGAGTGATCATAAGCGGTTGCGTGGTGGAGTTTTCTTCGTCGATCGTTTACCAACGTCGCCAGCAGGAAAGGTGCTGCGAAGGGTGGTTAAAGAAATGCTGATTGACATGAGTAAAAGTTCATCGTGA